TCCTACCAGCCGACGTGGATGGACCGACCGCCCCCACCACCACCGCGCAAGGCAATATCTTCATGCGCTATTCGTTTGGGGGTGTGTCTCTGCGGCTGATGAAGTTCAAACCCGACTTCGCCGCCAATACCGCCACACTGACCAATGGCCTGGGTGGCGCGCATGGCAGCTTCGTCAACCTGCCAGTCGGGCCCACCACCGTGGCCTGCAATGGCGCGGCGGGCGCCTGTGTGGCTCAACCCACCACCACCACCCGACTGGACACCCTGGCAGATCGCCTGATGTACCGCGCGGCCTACCGCAACCGGGGGGGCATCGACAGTCTGATGGTGGTGCAGTCGGTGGACCCGGATGGTCCTGGAGCACGCAGTTCGGCCATGCGCTGGTACGAGATCCGTAACCCGTTCGGCGCCGCACCCACGCTCTTCCAAAACGCCACCTACGACCCCGGTAAGAGTGGCGACCGCTGGATGGGATCCATCGCCATGGACAAGAACGGCAATATGTTGATGGGCTACAGCGTGGCCAACGCGGCCGCCAACCAGTTCCCCTCCATCGCCGTGGCGGGCCGCTTGCGCAGCGATATTCGCAACACGATGCGCGCCGAGCAGGTGGCCTGGGTGGGTACAGGCGCCCAGACCATTCGGGCCAGTGGGACGGCGCTGACACGCTGGGGTGACTACACCACCATGCAAGTCGACCCGGTCGACGACTGCACCTTCTGGTTCATTGGCCAGTACATCCAGACCAACGGGGTGTTCAACTGGCGGACCCGCGTGGTGAGCCACAAATTCCCTGGCTGCAACTGAGACCACCGCATTCCCTGAGGGCCGCTTGCGGCCCTTTTTCTTGCCACCTGCTCTAGGAATCCTGATGCCTATGCTTCGACTCGTCGCCTGTACTTGGTTGATCCTGGGTGCAACGACACCCTGCCTCGCGCAGGAAGTCGCTCCGGCTGCAGATACCGTGGTGCTGAAAGCCGGCAGCCAATCCCTTTCAAAGGCCGACTATGAGCGTCTGGTGCCGGGCTTTGACCGTCATGCTGGTGCCCCACTGACCAGCGGAGACATCCGGTCGCAGCAGGCAGGCAAAGAAGTTGGCCGTCTCCTGGCCTTGGCCGACGAAGCCAAACGACGCGGACTGGACCAAGAGGCTGAACTGGCCGCATTGATCAAGGTGCGCACCTACACCTTGATGGCCAATGCCCTACTGGCCCGCTTGGTGGCCGAGATGAAGCGGGACGAAGCAGGCACCCGGGCCTATTTCGAGCAGCACAAGCACGAATACACCGAGCTAGAGGTGCGCCACATCCTGATTCGGCATCGCGCCTCAGACACGGCCAATGGCAAGTCCAAAGCTCATCCGCGCAGCGAAGCGGCGGCGAAGGCCCTGGGAAACAAATACTTGGCTGAGCTACACAAGGGCGCTGACTTCGGCCAGCTGGCGCGCAAGGTCTCGGACGACACCTTGACCCGCGCCCAGGGCGGCAACCTGCCCGCCTTCTCCCGAGGTGCCATGAGCAGTGAGTTCGAGGCCGCCGCCTTTGCATTGGCTCCTGGCGAGATCGGCCCTCTGGTGCGTACCGCACACGGCTACCACCTGATTCAGCTCCAGGCCAAGCGACCCTTTGCCTTTGAGCGCGTGCGCAGCACGCTGGAATTCGCCCGCGCGCGCGAGGCCATCGAGCGCATTGCCAACGCCGAGGTCGAGCTCAATACGGCCTACTTCAAACCCTAAGGAGCCTGGCCTCCTTAGGGCCGCCACATCACGGGATCAAGGCAGCTGGAGGCTCTTAGCCAGCTTTTCGAGCTTAGGCGCCATATCCTCGTGCACGCTGGCGGTGTAGCCCTTCAAATTGGCGACGGCCCGCATGTTCCGGCTGGCCAAGTAAAGCTGGTCAATGCTCAGGGCCTCATAAATTTGCGGCTGCGCCCAGGGTCGGTGATCCGTGCCCTGCACCTGGACCAAGGTTTGATCCTGCACGGCCTGAATGCGCACCAGGGAGGCATAGGTTTCGGTCAAATCCTGCAGCTCTTTGGTGCCCAGATGGCGCGGAAGGCCCAGAGACTTGGCGCTGTCCCAAGCACCGGTGCGAAAGTTCAGCTCGGCGCCCATGCGATCCGGGCGCTGCGGCGTTGGCGCCTGGGCCGCACGCTTCTGCGCCCGCGCCAGGACCAGCTCGTCCA
Above is a window of Inhella inkyongensis DNA encoding:
- a CDS encoding peptidylprolyl isomerase, with translation MPMLRLVACTWLILGATTPCLAQEVAPAADTVVLKAGSQSLSKADYERLVPGFDRHAGAPLTSGDIRSQQAGKEVGRLLALADEAKRRGLDQEAELAALIKVRTYTLMANALLARLVAEMKRDEAGTRAYFEQHKHEYTELEVRHILIRHRASDTANGKSKAHPRSEAAAKALGNKYLAELHKGADFGQLARKVSDDTLTRAQGGNLPAFSRGAMSSEFEAAAFALAPGEIGPLVRTAHGYHLIQLQAKRPFAFERVRSTLEFARAREAIERIANAEVELNTAYFKP